A genomic stretch from Chitinophagaceae bacterium includes:
- a CDS encoding ATP-binding cassette domain-containing protein — MSSIVEISNVNIYQSGNLILSNVNLTVNEGEFVYLVGKTGTGKSSLLKTLYGELPLTEGEATVSGFNLKDVTWKNVPFLRRSIGVVFQDFQLLTDRSVYENLKFVLKATGWKDENLMEEKINDVLDKVGLKSKGFKMPFEMSGGEQQRVEIARALLNSPKLILADEPTGNLDPETSDEIMQLLIQVAKDYNTAVMMATHDFMVIKKFPARMVKTEGGKVWDNATVEHA, encoded by the coding sequence ATGTCTTCTATTGTAGAAATATCGAATGTCAATATTTACCAAAGCGGTAATCTTATTCTCAGTAACGTTAACCTTACAGTGAATGAAGGTGAGTTTGTGTACCTCGTTGGTAAAACAGGAACAGGCAAATCATCTTTGCTGAAAACTTTGTATGGTGAACTTCCCTTAACAGAAGGAGAAGCAACTGTATCGGGCTTTAATCTGAAAGATGTAACCTGGAAAAATGTTCCTTTCCTCCGCCGCAGTATTGGTGTGGTGTTCCAGGACTTTCAATTGCTTACAGACAGAAGCGTTTATGAAAACCTGAAGTTTGTGTTGAAGGCAACCGGATGGAAAGATGAAAACCTCATGGAAGAAAAAATCAACGATGTGCTGGATAAAGTGGGACTGAAATCGAAAGGATTTAAAATGCCTTTTGAAATGAGCGGTGGTGAACAGCAGCGTGTTGAAATTGCAAGAGCTTTGCTCAATTCTCCTAAATTAATACTGGCCGATGAACCTACCGGAAATCTTGACCCGGAAACCAGCGATGAAATTATGCAGCTGCTCATACAGGTTGCAAAAGATTACAACACGGCAGTAATGATGGCAACACATGATTTTATGGTGATTAAAAAATTCCCTGCACGAATGGTAAAAACAGAAGGCGGTAAAGTGTGGGATAATGCTACTGTAGAACATGCATAA
- a CDS encoding M48 family metallopeptidase produces the protein MKKILSSFILVAFLFAGCAKNQVTGRKQLILMPEKELQSMAGQQYKQFLTENKIVAVNVNKDAEMVRRVGTRIAYAITKYYEQQGKAAILDGYTWEFNLVDNKEVNAWCMPGGKVVVYTGLLPVTQNEAALAVVMGHEIAHAIALHGNERMSQGMMQQLGGVALSVAVANKPAETQNLFMTAYGVGSTVAGTLPFSRKQELEADQFGLRFAAMAGYNPNEAVPFWQRMAKAGGAGQKPPEILSTHPSDETRIQKMQQYVQEALPYYKPIKK, from the coding sequence ATGAAAAAGATTCTCAGCTCATTTATCCTCGTTGCTTTCCTGTTTGCCGGATGTGCAAAAAATCAGGTAACCGGCCGTAAACAGTTAATCTTAATGCCGGAGAAAGAATTACAGTCCATGGCCGGACAGCAATACAAACAGTTCTTAACGGAAAATAAGATTGTTGCAGTGAATGTAAATAAGGATGCTGAAATGGTTCGCCGTGTGGGCACACGTATTGCTTATGCCATTACAAAATATTATGAACAGCAGGGTAAGGCAGCAATCCTCGATGGTTATACCTGGGAATTTAATTTAGTTGATAATAAAGAAGTAAACGCATGGTGTATGCCCGGTGGTAAGGTGGTAGTGTATACGGGCTTGTTACCGGTTACTCAAAACGAAGCCGCTCTCGCAGTTGTAATGGGACATGAAATTGCCCATGCCATTGCGTTGCACGGTAATGAAAGAATGAGCCAGGGGATGATGCAACAGTTAGGTGGAGTTGCTTTATCAGTGGCCGTCGCCAATAAACCGGCTGAAACACAAAACTTATTTATGACAGCCTATGGAGTTGGTTCAACAGTAGCTGGTACTCTGCCTTTTTCCCGCAAGCAGGAACTGGAAGCCGATCAGTTTGGATTACGCTTTGCTGCCATGGCAGGGTATAACCCAAATGAAGCTGTTCCCTTCTGGCAAAGGATGGCAAAAGCAGGCGGAGCAGGTCAAAAGCCACCGGAAATTTTGAGTACCCATCCATCTGATGAAACCCGTATTCAGAAGATGCAGCAATATGTTCAGGAAGCATTGCCTTATTACAAGCCGATAAAGAAATAA
- a CDS encoding glycosyltransferase: MKDKQSFALYCQSNSASLSQIIFTVTNDLSYDQRMMRICTSLALHGYDVTLVGRKLQQSIPLQSFPFKQKRLSCFFTKGALFYAEYNLRLFFWLLLNKADCICAIDLDTILPCYFASKLKNTRRVYDAHELFCEMKEVVIRPSRYKIWKSIERFAVPKFKHGYTVCVPIAEEFKKMYGVDYEVVRNVSAADSHKPAADSHQPTFFLYQGAVNEGRSFETLIPAMKKAEAPLHIYGNGNFMEQTKELIKKNQLQEKVLLKGKLQPKELKQITSTAYAGITLFENNGLSNYYSLANRFFDYIQAGVPQVCVNYPAYKEINQSYDIALLIPDTGEQSIADGLNLLLHDTVLYKRLKENCLKAREVLNWQEEEKNSSNFINTF, encoded by the coding sequence ATGAAAGATAAACAATCATTTGCTTTATATTGCCAGTCTAATTCAGCATCCTTGTCACAAATCATCTTTACTGTTACCAATGATTTAAGTTACGATCAGCGAATGATGCGTATCTGCACTTCATTGGCACTGCATGGATACGATGTAACATTGGTGGGAAGAAAACTTCAACAATCCATTCCGCTTCAATCATTCCCATTCAAACAAAAAAGACTCAGCTGCTTCTTTACAAAAGGAGCTTTGTTTTATGCTGAATATAATCTGCGTTTGTTTTTCTGGCTGCTGTTAAATAAAGCTGATTGTATTTGTGCCATTGATCTTGATACCATTCTCCCCTGCTACTTTGCATCGAAACTGAAAAATACCAGGAGGGTGTATGATGCACATGAATTGTTTTGTGAAATGAAAGAAGTGGTAATAAGACCATCCCGCTACAAAATCTGGAAAAGCATTGAACGGTTTGCCGTACCAAAATTCAAACATGGATATACTGTTTGCGTACCAATAGCAGAAGAGTTTAAGAAAATGTATGGCGTGGATTATGAAGTGGTGAGAAATGTATCAGCAGCCGATAGCCACAAGCCGGCAGCCGACAGTCATCAACCAACTTTCTTCCTCTACCAGGGTGCAGTGAATGAAGGTCGCAGTTTTGAAACTCTGATTCCTGCTATGAAAAAAGCAGAAGCTCCTTTACATATTTATGGCAATGGTAATTTTATGGAGCAAACAAAAGAGCTGATCAAAAAAAATCAACTGCAGGAAAAAGTATTGCTGAAAGGAAAACTGCAACCGAAAGAATTAAAACAAATCACATCAACTGCCTATGCAGGGATTACTTTGTTTGAAAACAACGGGTTGAGTAATTATTATTCACTCGCCAACCGTTTCTTTGATTATATACAGGCTGGTGTTCCGCAGGTATGTGTAAATTATCCTGCCTACAAAGAAATCAATCAATCATACGATATTGCACTTCTGATCCCTGATACAGGAGAACAGTCCATTGCAGATGGATTAAACCTTTTGCTGCATGATACTGTTCTATATAAAAGATTAAAAGAAAATTGCCTGAAAGCCCGTGAAGTGCTGAACTGGCAGGAAGAAGAAAAAAACTCATCAAATTTTATCAACACATTTTGA
- the plsY gene encoding glycerol-3-phosphate 1-O-acyltransferase PlsY — translation MNLFLLIIAAYLIGSIPTAYWIGKAFFNIDIREHGSKNMGASNTFRVLGPVWGIIVLIIDLGKGMAAVQLALLVHSTDWLGTEKSFWQLLFGLVAVAGHVFPVFAGFRGGKGVATLFGLVLAIQPWIALISIGAFLIVVFLTRYISLGSIIAVIVFMACVWFAYKESNVYMRWFSIIAAALVIFMHRSNLLRLLKGSENKFSWRKKKKE, via the coding sequence ATGAATTTGTTTTTACTCATTATTGCTGCTTACCTCATTGGTTCAATTCCTACAGCTTACTGGATCGGGAAAGCTTTTTTCAATATTGACATCCGTGAACATGGCAGTAAGAATATGGGTGCTTCCAATACATTCAGAGTACTTGGCCCGGTTTGGGGAATCATTGTTTTGATCATTGATTTGGGTAAAGGAATGGCAGCAGTACAATTAGCGTTGCTGGTTCATTCAACTGACTGGCTGGGAACTGAAAAATCATTCTGGCAGCTGTTGTTTGGATTGGTTGCAGTGGCGGGGCATGTGTTTCCGGTGTTTGCAGGGTTTAGAGGTGGAAAGGGGGTAGCTACTTTATTTGGGTTAGTGCTGGCTATTCAGCCGTGGATTGCATTGATCAGTATCGGAGCTTTTTTGATTGTTGTGTTCCTGACAAGATATATTTCTTTAGGCTCTATTATTGCAGTAATTGTATTCATGGCCTGTGTATGGTTTGCATATAAGGAAAGCAATGTGTACATGCGGTGGTTTTCAATCATAGCTGCAGCCCTTGTTATATTTATGCATCGCTCTAACCTTTTACGGTTACTGAAAGGCAGTGAAAACAAATTCAGCTGGCGAAAGAAAAAAAAGGAATAA
- the prmA gene encoding 50S ribosomal protein L11 methyltransferase → MYSRRRIYRREAERNSIAISKQYEKEIIAPKNWNAEWESNYEPVIVDDFVAVRAHFHQPIATVQHEIVITPKMSFGTGHHATTWQMMKLMQGIDFSKQTVFDFGCGTGVLAILAEKLGATSILAVDYDDWCIENSIENVEENQCKRITVEKGDAPPADKTFSIILANINRHILLGNMQAMANALTDKGYLLMSGFYAEENQLLIDAATNNALQLIKASERHTWSSLLFQKIS, encoded by the coding sequence ATTTATTCCCGAAGAAGAATTTATAGAAGAGAAGCTGAAAGAAATTCTATTGCCATTTCAAAACAGTACGAAAAGGAAATCATTGCGCCGAAGAACTGGAATGCAGAATGGGAGAGTAATTATGAGCCGGTGATTGTTGATGATTTTGTTGCAGTAAGAGCACACTTTCATCAACCCATTGCTACTGTTCAGCATGAAATTGTGATTACACCAAAGATGAGTTTTGGTACAGGTCATCATGCAACTACCTGGCAAATGATGAAGTTGATGCAGGGAATTGATTTTTCCAAGCAAACAGTTTTTGATTTTGGTTGCGGCACAGGTGTACTGGCCATTCTTGCTGAGAAACTCGGGGCAACATCCATTCTTGCAGTTGACTATGATGATTGGTGTATTGAGAATTCGATTGAGAACGTAGAAGAAAATCAGTGTAAACGTATTACAGTTGAAAAAGGCGATGCACCACCAGCAGATAAAACATTCAGCATTATTCTTGCAAATATCAACCGGCATATCTTACTGGGAAATATGCAGGCAATGGCAAATGCTTTAACTGATAAAGGCTATTTGCTGATGAGTGGTTTTTATGCAGAAGAAAATCAATTGCTCATTGATGCTGCAACTAATAATGCCTTGCAACTCATCAAAGCATCTGAACGTCATACCTGGAGTTCTTTGCTTTTCCAAAAGATCAGTTAA
- a CDS encoding protease: protein MRKIFSVIGAAMFAALFIVACSKASEESAPEVSQDVLNQISALGFSTGNVIAENGGYVVEGDIFLSAQDLTTMKTTHKLVVANEEQYRTTNLVTGPRNITVSVSGTVPANFSTAVNAAIARYNAENLTLTFSRVASGGNINIKIVNTRQYIASAGFPTGGNPYNTISYAKTYTTYGVDFMTTVVAHEMGHCIGFRHTDYMSRQYSCGGSAYNEGASTVGAILIPGTPSGPDPNSWMLACLSATTNRPFNANDKTALNYLY from the coding sequence ATGAGAAAAATTTTTTCGGTTATTGGTGCAGCTATGTTTGCTGCTCTTTTTATTGTAGCCTGTTCCAAGGCGTCTGAAGAATCAGCCCCGGAAGTTTCACAGGATGTTTTAAATCAGATTTCTGCACTCGGTTTTTCAACCGGTAATGTAATTGCCGAGAATGGCGGTTATGTAGTAGAAGGTGATATTTTCCTGAGTGCACAGGATTTAACCACGATGAAAACAACTCATAAGTTAGTTGTTGCAAATGAAGAACAGTACAGAACAACAAACCTGGTAACCGGTCCCCGTAACATCACTGTTAGTGTAAGCGGCACAGTACCGGCTAATTTTTCTACAGCAGTAAATGCGGCCATTGCCCGTTACAACGCAGAAAACTTAACACTTACGTTTTCACGTGTAGCAAGCGGGGGTAATATCAATATTAAAATTGTAAACACACGACAGTATATTGCATCAGCTGGTTTTCCTACCGGTGGCAATCCTTACAATACGATCAGTTATGCCAAAACATACACTACATATGGTGTAGATTTTATGACAACTGTTGTTGCTCATGAAATGGGACATTGCATTGGTTTCCGTCATACGGATTATATGAGCCGTCAATACAGTTGCGGTGGTTCAGCTTATAATGAAGGTGCCAGTACAGTAGGTGCTATTCTTATTCCCGGTACACCATCAGGTCCTGATCCAAATTCATGGATGCTTGCCTGCTTAAGTGCAACAACGAACCGTCCATTCAATGCTAACGATAAAACAGCATTAAATTATTTGTATTAA
- the rpsO gene encoding 30S ribosomal protein S15, whose product MSAITKEKKASIFANYGGTEKNTGSIEGQVALLTERIIHISEHQKLNKKDFSTSRGLMRLVSKRKRLLSYLSKTDLQGYRSLIEKLGLRK is encoded by the coding sequence ATGTCAGCAATTACAAAAGAAAAAAAAGCAAGCATTTTCGCAAACTACGGTGGTACTGAAAAGAACACCGGATCCATTGAAGGGCAGGTTGCCCTCCTTACAGAGCGCATCATCCACATTTCTGAGCACCAGAAATTGAACAAAAAAGACTTTTCTACAAGTCGTGGTTTAATGCGTTTGGTTAGTAAACGTAAGCGTTTACTGAGTTATCTCAGCAAAACCGATCTGCAGGGTTACCGTTCATTAATTGAGAAACTCGGACTTCGTAAATAA
- a CDS encoding phosphatase PAP2 family protein yields MHLSFVPDMNWKYNHPLRNLFTYAVLILLITGIAVLMYWGKEAVFLKLNHQHSDLSDIVLKYFTYAGEGLVMALLGVVLLFLKQRKLGILLIVGFAVSGLLAQGLKRVEDNPRPGLYFPKPEMIHNVDGELLKGKNSFPSGHTTTAFAMFSLLAFATRSRGLQLVYFVAACTIGYSRIYLGQHFTADVLAGAALGFLTSYFLFWLFRNKDWD; encoded by the coding sequence ATGCATCTTAGTTTTGTACCTGACATGAACTGGAAATACAATCACCCGCTACGAAATTTATTTACATATGCTGTACTCATTTTATTGATTACGGGAATTGCTGTATTAATGTATTGGGGAAAGGAAGCTGTTTTTCTGAAACTGAATCATCAGCATTCCGATCTTTCAGATATTGTACTAAAGTATTTTACCTATGCAGGTGAAGGATTAGTGATGGCACTGCTGGGTGTTGTTCTTCTTTTTCTGAAACAACGTAAACTTGGTATTCTGCTGATTGTTGGTTTTGCAGTAAGCGGTTTGCTGGCGCAGGGTTTGAAAAGAGTAGAGGACAATCCAAGACCGGGTTTATATTTTCCCAAACCTGAAATGATTCATAATGTTGATGGCGAACTGCTGAAAGGAAAAAATAGTTTTCCCAGCGGACATACAACCACTGCTTTTGCCATGTTCAGCTTACTTGCTTTTGCAACCAGGAGTAGAGGATTACAGTTAGTGTATTTTGTTGCTGCCTGCACAATTGGCTATTCCCGCATTTATCTTGGGCAGCATTTTACGGCTGATGTATTAGCAGGAGCTGCGTTGGGTTTTTTGACTTCTTATTTTCTGTTTTGGTTGTTCAGGAATAAAGATTGGGATTAG
- a CDS encoding class IV adenylate cyclase produces the protein MSHRNIEIKARCADASFIRQFLTDHMAEFKGTDVQTDTYFNVGNGRLKLRQGNIENSLIFYNRENIAGPKMSQVNLFQVDHDSDLLKQILTNANGIKVVVKKKREIWFIDNVKFHIDEVEGLGSFVEIEAIDKDGSIGLEKITEQCDHYLQQFNIQEEHLLTHSYSDLLMNAS, from the coding sequence ATGAGTCACCGGAATATTGAAATCAAGGCCCGTTGTGCCGATGCTTCTTTCATCAGGCAGTTTTTAACTGATCATATGGCTGAGTTTAAAGGAACGGATGTACAAACCGATACATACTTCAATGTAGGTAATGGCCGATTGAAACTGAGGCAGGGAAATATTGAAAACTCACTCATTTTTTACAACAGGGAAAATATTGCCGGACCTAAAATGAGCCAGGTAAACCTGTTCCAAGTTGATCATGACAGCGACCTGTTGAAACAGATCCTCACCAACGCCAACGGAATTAAAGTGGTGGTGAAGAAAAAGCGGGAGATCTGGTTTATTGATAATGTGAAGTTTCATATTGATGAAGTGGAAGGGTTGGGAAGCTTTGTTGAAATTGAAGCCATTGATAAAGATGGAAGTATTGGCCTGGAAAAGATAACAGAGCAATGCGATCATTACCTGCAGCAATTTAATATACAGGAAGAACATCTTTTAACGCATTCTTACAGCGATCTGTTGATGAATGCATCTTAG
- a CDS encoding S8 family peptidase, whose translation MKFYLTNLQPGSSAGKKLSISLFILFMQFLATAQPTGKKTVDKMSPLLSLQVRTEKPKGINLYTVATTDLKQLKTFLEQNNSIRLISVYEPANLAVIECSWAEMEKLLLNSIITAVDKKKKAKEELLFGFVDYAANKISTIQNRFSLLNGNAITISIKEQKFDTTDIDLKGRALPSPFAATTSSDHASIMATMMAGGGNAWYNTKGAAWGSTVSSASFLNLLPEPNSYYQSSAILVQNHSYGTEIENYYGPEAAGYDASIINNNSLLHIFSAGNSGTATPNTGSYTGIAGYSNLTGNFKQAKNIITVGHIDSFGIVLAPSSKGPAYDGRVKPELVAFGEDGSSGATALVSGVAAVLHQTYKDRNNGTIAPASLIKAVLLNSADDVGPVGIDFQSGYGSMNAYKAVISILSGRYFQGAVSNNTQQQFSISIPAGIKQVKLTLVWTDLQALPNVSKALVNDLDFELKQISNSTLWQPWVLNSAANISAIQQTPVRKRDSLNVAEQITVDNPLAGNYELTVKGFAVPSGTQNFSIAYQLDSANTFNWYFPTSTDHLFSGETNVIRFESGFPASTGLLEMSTDNGNSWQLISPTADITKGYYKLQTPSLTSKAILRMTINSQVFTTDTFTISKRNVPTVGFNCIDSFLLIWPKVTEASSYRLSRLGNQYMESFLTTTDTFAVFPKSTNPVKYYSVTPLIGTKAAVRSYTFNYETAGTGCYIKNFFADLNLSNEAELTLELGTTLRIKSIAFEKLTAAGFKQIDKTTAINTFQYYSLDKTIRPGSNIYRAVIELTDGQLIYSTDATIYFIGADPLVVYPNPVQRNGSLTILSRLDDGLIFQLIDNYGKVVLQKKITESPQQLSLYSLPKGIYYFRLLKQNQKQQSEKLIIH comes from the coding sequence ATGAAATTTTATTTAACCAACTTACAGCCCGGCAGCTCAGCAGGAAAGAAACTAAGCATTTCCCTGTTTATACTGTTTATGCAGTTCCTGGCTACTGCACAACCAACTGGTAAAAAGACGGTGGATAAAATGTCGCCCTTACTTTCCCTTCAGGTAAGAACTGAAAAACCAAAAGGCATCAATTTGTACACAGTTGCCACAACTGATCTCAAACAATTGAAAACCTTTCTTGAGCAAAATAACTCAATCAGACTGATTTCAGTTTACGAACCTGCTAACCTTGCAGTCATTGAATGCAGCTGGGCTGAAATGGAAAAACTATTGCTTAACTCAATTATAACAGCTGTTGACAAAAAGAAAAAAGCAAAAGAAGAATTACTTTTTGGCTTTGTTGATTATGCTGCTAATAAAATATCCACTATTCAGAACAGGTTTTCATTATTGAACGGCAACGCTATTACTATTTCAATTAAAGAACAAAAGTTTGATACAACAGATATTGATTTGAAAGGCAGAGCCCTTCCCTCCCCTTTTGCTGCCACTACCTCATCGGATCATGCATCTATCATGGCAACAATGATGGCCGGCGGAGGGAATGCCTGGTACAATACTAAAGGAGCAGCCTGGGGAAGTACTGTAAGCTCAGCAAGCTTTCTGAATTTATTACCTGAGCCCAACAGCTATTATCAATCATCGGCGATTCTTGTTCAGAATCATTCTTACGGAACAGAGATTGAAAACTACTATGGACCTGAGGCTGCAGGATATGATGCATCAATTATAAATAACAACTCACTGCTGCATATTTTTTCTGCAGGAAATTCAGGAACTGCCACGCCCAATACCGGCAGTTACACAGGTATTGCAGGTTATTCAAATCTTACCGGAAATTTTAAACAGGCCAAAAACATTATTACTGTCGGACATATTGATTCGTTCGGAATTGTATTAGCACCAAGTTCAAAAGGCCCGGCTTATGACGGAAGAGTAAAACCTGAACTGGTGGCTTTTGGTGAGGATGGAAGTTCAGGCGCTACAGCCCTGGTATCAGGTGTTGCAGCAGTTCTTCATCAAACTTATAAGGATAGAAACAACGGAACAATAGCCCCGGCATCATTAATTAAAGCAGTGTTGCTTAACAGCGCTGATGATGTTGGCCCTGTTGGAATTGACTTTCAATCAGGCTATGGAAGTATGAATGCATACAAAGCAGTCATCAGCATTTTATCGGGAAGATATTTTCAGGGTGCTGTTTCAAATAATACACAACAGCAATTTTCCATCAGCATACCTGCAGGTATTAAACAGGTAAAGCTGACTTTAGTATGGACCGATCTGCAGGCTTTGCCAAATGTTTCTAAAGCGCTGGTCAATGATCTTGATTTTGAACTAAAGCAAATTTCTAACAGTACTTTATGGCAACCATGGGTTTTAAATTCAGCAGCAAACATTTCTGCCATACAGCAAACACCTGTAAGAAAAAGAGACAGCTTGAATGTTGCAGAGCAAATTACTGTTGATAATCCACTTGCTGGAAATTATGAATTAACAGTTAAGGGATTTGCCGTTCCATCAGGCACACAAAATTTTTCCATTGCTTACCAGTTAGATTCGGCCAATACTTTTAATTGGTATTTTCCAACCTCAACAGATCATTTATTTTCGGGTGAAACCAATGTGATACGGTTTGAATCCGGATTTCCAGCATCCACTGGTTTACTTGAAATGAGTACAGATAATGGGAACAGCTGGCAATTGATTTCACCAACAGCTGATATTACAAAAGGATATTACAAACTGCAGACGCCCTCTTTAACCAGCAAAGCAATACTGCGAATGACTATCAACAGCCAGGTGTTTACAACGGATACATTTACCATTTCAAAACGCAATGTTCCAACAGTTGGTTTTAACTGTATTGATTCCTTCCTGTTAATATGGCCAAAAGTTACTGAAGCAAGCTCCTACCGACTTTCCCGTTTAGGAAATCAGTACATGGAATCTTTCCTTACAACAACAGATACGTTTGCTGTTTTTCCGAAAAGTACAAACCCTGTAAAATATTATTCCGTCACCCCTCTCATTGGAACAAAAGCTGCGGTGCGTTCATATACATTTAATTATGAAACGGCAGGAACAGGATGTTATATCAAAAATTTCTTCGCTGATCTTAATCTTTCAAATGAAGCAGAGCTGACACTTGAGCTTGGAACCACCTTACGTATTAAATCAATTGCATTTGAAAAACTGACAGCTGCCGGATTTAAACAGATTGATAAAACAACTGCCATTAATACGTTCCAATATTACTCACTTGACAAAACGATCAGGCCCGGCAGTAATATTTACAGAGCAGTGATTGAACTCACTGACGGTCAGCTGATCTATTCAACCGATGCAACAATCTATTTCATTGGGGCTGATCCACTGGTCGTTTATCCCAACCCCGTGCAGCGGAATGGTTCACTCACAATCCTGTCCCGCCTTGACGACGGATTGATCTTTCAGTTAATAGATAACTACGGGAAAGTTGTACTGCAAAAAAAAATAACAGAATCCCCTCAGCAGCTTTCGCTTTATTCTTTACCGAAGGGAATCTATTATTTCCGTTTATTAAAACAAAATCAAAAACAACAATCAGAAAAACTGATTATTCATTAA
- a CDS encoding bifunctional riboflavin kinase/FAD synthetase, translated as MKVYRSLEQLPVFTKAVITIGTFDGVHFGHQHVIRQLLKEAITTGGESVLISFYPHPRKILQPDRQIEQLTTLDERIELLKKQGLDDLVVVQFNKTFSELTAEQYIKEFLVDRFHPSVIIIGYDHKFGNKREGDYRLLEKMGEQYNYRVKEIPQQVLNEISVSSTKIRQALANGQIETANQLLGYSYFFKGYVIEGNKLGRKLGYPTANLQMQDTEKLVPGNAVYAVEAQIEGERRILKGMMNIGTRPTVDGTRRSIEVHLFDFDEDIYNRHLKVYVKYHLRNEVKFEGLDKLIEQLHLDKEKSVALLNQ; from the coding sequence ATGAAGGTTTACAGAAGTTTAGAACAACTGCCCGTTTTTACCAAGGCCGTCATTACCATCGGAACCTTTGATGGTGTGCATTTCGGCCATCAGCATGTCATCCGCCAATTGCTGAAGGAAGCCATTACAACCGGCGGCGAATCGGTGCTGATCAGCTTTTATCCGCATCCACGCAAAATTTTACAACCCGACAGACAGATTGAACAGTTAACCACTCTCGATGAGCGGATTGAACTCCTGAAAAAACAGGGGCTTGATGATCTGGTGGTGGTGCAGTTCAATAAAACATTTTCTGAACTCACTGCTGAGCAATACATCAAAGAGTTTCTTGTTGACCGTTTTCATCCATCTGTTATCATCATTGGTTATGACCATAAGTTTGGGAATAAACGTGAAGGTGATTACCGGCTGCTGGAAAAAATGGGCGAACAATACAATTACCGTGTAAAAGAAATTCCGCAACAGGTGCTGAATGAAATTTCTGTAAGCTCCACCAAGATCAGGCAGGCATTGGCAAATGGCCAAATTGAAACTGCCAACCAGTTACTGGGTTATTCTTATTTCTTTAAAGGATATGTAATTGAAGGAAATAAATTAGGCAGAAAATTAGGCTACCCAACTGCCAACCTGCAAATGCAGGATACTGAAAAACTTGTGCCTGGAAATGCTGTATATGCAGTGGAAGCGCAAATTGAAGGCGAACGGAGAATCCTGAAAGGAATGATGAACATTGGCACAAGACCAACCGTTGACGGAACAAGAAGAAGTATTGAAGTGCACCTTTTTGATTTTGACGAAGATATTTACAACCGACATTTAAAAGTATATGTAAAATATCACCTCCGTAATGAAGTGAAATTTGAAGGACTTGATAAATTAATTGAGCAACTGCATCTTGATAAAGAGAAAAGCGTTGCATTACTGAACCAATAA
- a CDS encoding nuclear transport factor 2 family protein, whose protein sequence is MIVYLSFHNKTFSAMKELITTFYTAFANGDWQTMANCYHEEAEFTDPAFVGLKGKEVPAMWRMLIERSKGNLSISFANVVADEKTGRAEWVARYLFSTTGRTVINRIHAEFEFRDGKIFRHRDQFDLHKWAGQAFGLKGKLLGGLPFFRKKVQKTAREGLNRFLSKNI, encoded by the coding sequence ATGATTGTTTATCTTTCATTCCATAACAAAACCTTTTCAGCAATGAAAGAACTCATCACCACTTTTTATACAGCTTTTGCCAATGGCGACTGGCAAACCATGGCCAACTGCTATCATGAAGAAGCTGAATTCACTGACCCCGCATTTGTTGGATTAAAAGGAAAGGAAGTGCCTGCCATGTGGCGAATGTTGATTGAACGGAGCAAAGGAAATCTCAGTATCAGTTTTGCAAATGTGGTGGCTGATGAAAAAACCGGCAGGGCCGAATGGGTGGCCAGGTACCTGTTTTCAACAACCGGCCGTACTGTTATCAACCGTATTCATGCCGAATTTGAGTTCAGGGATGGGAAGATTTTCAGGCATAGAGATCAGTTCGATCTGCATAAATGGGCGGGGCAGGCCTTTGGTCTCAAGGGCAAATTGCTGGGCGGGCTGCCATTTTTCCGTAAAAAAGTGCAGAAAACTGCCAGGGAAGGGCTGAATCGCTTCCTTTCTAAGAATATTTAA